In Deltaproteobacteria bacterium, a genomic segment contains:
- a CDS encoding deoxyguanosinetriphosphate triphosphohydrolase, translating to MTIREEIEDRERQFLCPQACLSAETKGRKFPEEACPIRTAFQRDRDRIVYSKAFRRLKHKTQVFLSPMGDHYRTRLTHTLEVSEIARTIARALRLNEDLTEAVALGHDLGHTPFGHAGETVLNEIVPGGFSHCRQSLRVVDHLENNGKGLNLTYEVRDGILKHSKGFGEIIPKNLGEWACTLEGQVVRIADIIAYLSHDLDDAIRSGVIRESDIPMDIKEVFGEDHSTRITTMIRDVIANTRNEGKEELILSISPTVHESMLRLRSFLYENVYRSPRVHNEFEKARKILFDLYEYFITHKDAFRQESMQLFEDDLAETNNRDPYERQVSDFIAGMTDRYAQNLFTRLFTPSSLV from the coding sequence ATGACCATCCGCGAGGAGATTGAAGATCGGGAACGACAATTTCTCTGCCCCCAAGCGTGCCTGAGCGCTGAAACAAAGGGGCGGAAGTTCCCCGAGGAGGCCTGTCCGATTCGGACCGCCTTTCAACGGGACCGGGACAGAATTGTCTATTCCAAGGCATTTCGCCGTCTGAAACACAAGACGCAGGTCTTTCTCTCGCCCATGGGGGACCACTACCGAACCCGCCTCACCCACACCCTCGAGGTATCGGAGATCGCGCGCACGATCGCCAGGGCGCTCCGTCTCAATGAGGACCTCACCGAGGCCGTGGCCCTCGGACACGATCTCGGCCACACCCCATTCGGCCACGCAGGAGAGACGGTCCTGAACGAGATCGTGCCCGGGGGGTTCTCTCACTGCCGCCAGAGCCTCCGGGTCGTGGACCATCTTGAAAACAACGGCAAGGGGCTGAACCTCACCTACGAGGTCAGGGATGGCATCCTCAAACATTCAAAGGGTTTTGGGGAGATCATCCCCAAGAATCTCGGTGAATGGGCCTGTACCCTGGAAGGGCAGGTCGTTAGGATCGCTGACATCATCGCCTACCTAAGCCACGATCTGGACGATGCCATTCGAAGCGGGGTAATAAGGGAATCGGACATCCCCATGGACATCAAGGAGGTCTTTGGAGAAGACCACAGTACGCGAATCACCACCATGATTCGGGATGTCATCGCCAACACCCGTAATGAAGGCAAGGAGGAGCTAATCCTCAGTATCAGCCCGACGGTACATGAATCCATGCTCAGGCTTCGGTCCTTCCTCTACGAAAACGTCTATCGTTCCCCCCGTGTCCACAACGAATTCGAGAAGGCCCGCAAGATCCTCTTCGATCTCTATGAATATTTCATCACCCACAAGGACGCCTTTAGGCAGGAAAGTATGCAACTCTTCGAGGATGACCTGGCGGAAACGAACAACCGCGATCCCTACGAACGGCAGGTCAGCGATTTCATTGCAGGCATGACCGACCGTTACGCACAAAACCTCTTCACCCGGCTCTTCACCCCATCGTCCCTTGTCTAA
- a CDS encoding SDR family oxidoreductase, with translation MNGKKVAIVTGAIKGVGLAIARSFARRGLACVLSYYDWVESLGEMKREMDAAGGDYLPVPVDLTDPSGARVLVDAAMGRYGRLDVLVANIERGGWPMVHGPYTEGQWRLEWETTVTAKWRLFQASLPHLKRCGDGSVVVVSSIAGMVGRSGPAGLVFPDCYSLANRAVGSLTETWAREGAPEVRVNELMLGFVETRHGPGTRGWGLLSPEERQAILSHTLLGRTGRLDEVARAVEFLVFDAHFMTGAVLRMDGGYVLGGDRAVSVPRGVVKGDEPSHGGGLAPGLRQGTMG, from the coding sequence ATGAATGGTAAAAAAGTGGCGATCGTTACGGGTGCGATAAAGGGCGTGGGACTAGCCATAGCCCGTTCGTTTGCCCGCAGAGGGCTGGCCTGTGTCTTGTCGTACTACGATTGGGTCGAGTCTCTCGGTGAAATGAAACGGGAGATGGATGCAGCCGGCGGGGATTACCTTCCCGTTCCGGTGGATCTCACGGATCCATCCGGCGCCCGTGTCCTTGTGGATGCGGCCATGGGCAGATACGGCCGTCTCGATGTCCTCGTCGCGAACATCGAGCGGGGTGGATGGCCCATGGTTCACGGCCCATATACAGAAGGCCAGTGGAGACTTGAGTGGGAGACCACGGTAACAGCCAAGTGGCGGCTTTTTCAGGCATCCCTTCCCCATTTGAAAAGGTGTGGGGACGGATCTGTCGTAGTCGTTTCATCCATTGCGGGCATGGTGGGCAGAAGCGGTCCGGCCGGGCTGGTGTTTCCAGACTGTTACAGTCTCGCAAACAGGGCCGTGGGATCACTGACCGAGACATGGGCCCGTGAAGGCGCCCCGGAAGTAAGGGTGAACGAGCTCATGCTCGGTTTTGTGGAGACCCGCCACGGACCTGGAACCCGGGGCTGGGGACTTTTGTCCCCTGAGGAGCGGCAAGCTATACTCTCGCACACCCTGCTCGGACGGACAGGCAGGCTGGACGAGGTGGCCCGGGCCGTGGAGTTTCTCGTTTTCGATGCCCATTTCATGACCGGCGCGGTCTTGCGCATGGATGGTGGCTATGTCCTCGGAGGAGACAGGGCAGTCTCGGTCCCTCGTGGGGTCGTGAAGGGGGATGAACCATCCCACGGCGGCGGGCTTGCTCCGGGGCTTAGACAAGGGACGATGGGGTGA
- a CDS encoding YkgJ family cysteine cluster protein, whose translation MYAPKDRPEIIVPVRLDFSSTFTFACEPTMACFGRCCQDAQIMLTPFDLIRLKNRFGITSDELLALYTVPGPIENTELPIPYLKTIGKDEGTCPFLDVNGCGIYEDRPVSCRYYPLGAGIFHNRDASEEERFFALVKEPHCLGHGLGREWTVREWIEDQGIPEYDEVNAGWVELILKRKSLGPFVTIPEKTLKMFFMGCYNVDGFRRFVFDSKFLDIYVVPQDRIERIEKDDKEMLIFAFEWLKGTLFGEGKLPIRTQTVTAGA comes from the coding sequence ATGTACGCCCCAAAGGACCGGCCAGAGATCATAGTTCCAGTGAGGCTCGACTTTTCCAGCACCTTTACCTTTGCCTGCGAGCCGACAATGGCCTGTTTTGGACGCTGTTGCCAGGACGCACAGATCATGCTCACCCCGTTTGACCTCATCCGCTTGAAAAACCGCTTCGGGATCACCTCAGATGAATTACTCGCCCTCTACACGGTCCCCGGCCCCATCGAAAACACGGAACTTCCCATCCCCTACCTCAAGACGATAGGGAAGGACGAAGGGACATGTCCCTTTCTCGATGTGAATGGATGCGGCATCTACGAGGACCGCCCGGTTTCCTGTCGTTACTACCCCCTTGGGGCCGGGATCTTCCACAACAGGGATGCCTCGGAGGAGGAACGATTTTTCGCCCTCGTCAAGGAACCCCACTGCCTCGGACACGGGCTCGGGCGGGAATGGACAGTCCGGGAATGGATCGAGGATCAGGGCATCCCAGAATACGACGAGGTGAACGCAGGCTGGGTGGAGCTCATCCTCAAGCGCAAATCCTTAGGTCCGTTCGTTACCATCCCGGAAAAAACCCTCAAGATGTTCTTCATGGGCTGCTACAACGTGGACGGCTTCCGCCGTTTTGTCTTCGACAGCAAATTCCTTGACATTTATGTCGTACCCCAAGACAGGATCGAGCGCATAGAAAAGGATGACAAAGAGATGCTGATCTTCGCATTCGAATGGCTCAAAGGGACCCTCTTCGGCGAAGGCAAGCTCCCTATCAGAACCCAAACCGTGACAGCCGGAGCGTAA
- a CDS encoding ATP-dependent 6-phosphofructokinase encodes MDDLDPAEDIDTYIPSLGQATIPSPLLKRDYPSFVCDEDRVLVRISTSAFSEYCRTGNVPPSFELAGPRERIYFDPSKLRCAIVTCGGLCPGINDVIRAIVLTLFYGYGVRSVFGIRQGLRGFIPQYNLPVMELTPENVNRIHEYGGTILSSSRGHQPIDGIVDSLERMNISVLFIIGGDGTFRAGAKIVEEVERRGLKISVVAVPKTIDNDIYLVSKTFGFDTAVEMACQAIRCAHTEALGAPNCIGLVKVMGRHAGFIAAAATNALREVNFCLIPESDFDLEGEHGLYKALESRLRNRGHAVIVVAEGAGQRYVTGPDIQRDISGNVKLGDIGTFLRDGIKAYFDRIGMEVFIRYIDPSYIIRSVPANIDDRLYCANLGQNAVHAAMAGKTALIVSLWNDRYVHVPLASAIKKRKKVDLKSRFWLSVLESTGQSSLKNP; translated from the coding sequence ATCGACGATCTCGACCCGGCGGAGGATATCGACACCTACATACCATCCCTCGGCCAGGCTACCATCCCTTCGCCCTTGTTGAAAAGGGATTATCCAAGTTTCGTGTGCGACGAAGACCGTGTGCTCGTGAGGATATCGACCTCAGCCTTCTCAGAATACTGCCGGACAGGGAATGTGCCGCCGAGTTTCGAGCTGGCCGGTCCTCGCGAGCGCATCTATTTCGACCCCTCCAAACTCCGGTGCGCCATAGTCACCTGCGGAGGACTGTGTCCAGGGATCAACGACGTCATTCGGGCCATCGTCTTGACCCTCTTTTATGGATATGGGGTCAGATCCGTCTTCGGAATCCGGCAAGGCCTTCGCGGATTCATACCCCAGTACAATCTCCCTGTCATGGAACTCACGCCGGAAAACGTCAACCGGATCCACGAATACGGCGGCACCATCCTCTCCTCATCCCGCGGCCATCAACCTATCGATGGGATCGTCGACTCCCTCGAACGCATGAACATCTCCGTCCTCTTCATCATCGGCGGGGACGGGACCTTTCGGGCAGGGGCAAAGATCGTGGAGGAAGTGGAGAGAAGGGGTCTCAAGATCTCGGTCGTAGCGGTTCCCAAGACCATCGACAATGATATTTACCTCGTTTCCAAGACCTTTGGTTTCGACACTGCCGTCGAAATGGCATGTCAGGCCATTCGGTGCGCCCACACCGAGGCCCTCGGGGCCCCCAACTGCATCGGCCTCGTCAAGGTCATGGGAAGGCACGCGGGGTTCATTGCAGCCGCAGCAACAAACGCCCTTCGTGAGGTCAACTTCTGTCTCATTCCGGAAAGCGATTTTGACCTCGAAGGCGAACACGGCCTTTACAAGGCCCTGGAGTCCAGGCTCAGGAACCGGGGACATGCGGTCATCGTGGTCGCCGAGGGCGCGGGCCAGCGATATGTGACAGGTCCTGATATACAGCGGGATATATCAGGAAACGTCAAGCTCGGGGACATCGGGACCTTTCTGCGAGACGGCATCAAGGCATATTTCGACAGGATCGGGATGGAGGTCTTTATCCGTTATATCGATCCGAGCTACATCATTCGAAGTGTGCCTGCCAACATAGACGATAGGCTTTACTGCGCAAACCTCGGGCAGAACGCCGTACACGCGGCTATGGCCGGCAAGACCGCGCTCATAGTGAGCCTCTGGAACGACCGCTACGTCCACGTCCCGCTCGCCTCAGCCATCAAAAAGAGAAAAAAGGTCGATCTTAAAAGCAGATTCTGGCTGAGCGTCCTCGAATCCACAGGCCAATCCTCCCTGAAAAATCCATAA
- the rlmN gene encoding 23S rRNA (adenine(2503)-C(2))-methyltransferase RlmN, whose translation MTSYRDLTRSELESLTEGLGLPIYRARQLFQAIWQRDFEDIFQITSLPKDLRAIFSARGTAHLPDVVRELKSSDGTVKLVLGLADGLHIETVLIPERDHVTVCVSTQVGCAMGCTFCHTAQMGFRRNLSPGEIASQPLVAMKHARLEEKPRNIVFMGMGEPLANLKNLIPAIKILTDRMGLDYSPRRITVSTCGLVPELLRMGAEIDVGLAVSLHAADNDTRGRLMPVNRRYPLPELIRVLKAYPLPPRRRITFEYLLLAGVNDRPEDARRLARLLRGIPSKINLIPFNPSEGIPYKEPQAERILAFQKVLAEAHYTAIIRKSKGRDIAAACGQLFQGRQTVA comes from the coding sequence GTGACGAGCTACAGAGATCTCACGAGGTCCGAGCTCGAATCCCTTACAGAGGGACTCGGGCTGCCCATCTATCGTGCCAGACAGCTCTTTCAGGCCATCTGGCAACGGGATTTCGAAGACATTTTCCAGATCACATCCCTTCCCAAGGACCTTCGTGCGATCTTTTCCGCCCGGGGAACGGCACATCTTCCAGATGTGGTTCGTGAACTAAAGTCATCAGACGGGACGGTCAAACTCGTTCTCGGCCTTGCGGACGGTCTCCATATCGAGACGGTCCTGATCCCCGAGCGGGATCACGTGACGGTCTGCGTCTCAACCCAGGTGGGCTGTGCCATGGGATGCACCTTCTGCCACACGGCACAGATGGGCTTCAGGCGAAATCTTTCCCCAGGCGAGATCGCCTCCCAGCCCCTTGTCGCCATGAAACACGCGCGCCTTGAAGAAAAACCCCGAAACATCGTTTTCATGGGCATGGGAGAGCCCTTGGCAAACCTGAAAAATCTCATCCCCGCCATCAAAATCCTCACGGACAGGATGGGCCTTGATTATTCTCCGAGAAGGATCACTGTCTCCACCTGCGGCCTCGTTCCTGAACTCCTGCGCATGGGCGCTGAAATCGATGTGGGTCTTGCCGTTTCGCTCCATGCCGCTGACAACGATACCCGGGGCCGTCTCATGCCTGTCAATCGAAGATATCCCCTCCCGGAACTCATCAGGGTGCTCAAGGCCTACCCCCTTCCCCCACGGAGGAGGATCACCTTCGAGTATCTCCTCCTCGCCGGGGTAAACGACCGTCCGGAGGATGCCAGAAGACTTGCCCGTCTCCTCAGAGGGATCCCCTCCAAGATCAACCTCATACCCTTCAATCCCAGTGAAGGTATCCCATACAAAGAGCCACAGGCAGAGCGCATCCTCGCCTTTCAGAAGGTCCTCGCGGAGGCCCACTACACGGCCATCATCCGAAAGAGCAAGGGGCGGGATATCGCTGCTGCCTGCGGTCAGCTCTTTCAGGGACGTCAGACCGTCGCCTGA
- a CDS encoding chemotaxis protein CheA yields MNNENFDASLCQEFVDEAEEHLRELEPNLLFLEQHPDDMQVLNDCFRNMHSIKGAAGYMGFRGISTLAHSLENLFDQVRSGEFRLDARAMDVVFAGVDRLKRLVHDVADKGTENGPVDDILADVDSLLARSVSKGSMEEAGKAAPGHAPSFEAVDEEDEELREIFVQEMKDLFARLTETPQEGEDAPARVAYVLEEMERVLHYVGYEEARSRISAVREEFLRDVSSAPEGWEKAIKEVGRVLEPLVGPLDEAMGRDGKGEALLEEEDPELLGIFLDLCREWAPVLGAVPEKCDEKWILRCQEGIQKIRSAANYMDYPHVVNLMDECAERLTEAITHQGEGGVIDPSAVIAIWQRLKEQFPSLGDIPVGHDAEGSKESVLDPMISAPETASPDAEILDAALDDFFRDITPETESKGPLPTQSSVQPASVPEDAPPSPPVLAKDRSAGPERREGPVSPSLSPDTREKVSHTPVPEAERVHSVRIDLDRVERLLADVSELVVLRASVTRAYEDLKAIHRDLLLSQPGLAKAFKPLKETANRLGEQAVVLGRVVQGLQDEVMRMRMLPVSHLFDRCPRVVRDIAQRLGKKVSLVVTGAETGLDKRIIEQMADPLLHIVRNAVDHGIETPEVRANSGKPETGTVGLSARQEGNSVVIRVSDDGKGLDREGLIRKAVSLGLVSRDVAQGLADEQVWEFMFHPGVSTASDVTEISGRGVGMNVVKRNIDKIGGTIRAVSSPGKGTEIVIRIPLTLAIMQTLLARVGSHVMAVPIASIVETIRLRSEDVSPCEGHELISLRQETIPLIRLGRIFRGTGSPPNPPKFFAVLVEHDGIEAALAVDGLIGRQEIVIKPLADYLTDQPGFSGTTILGDGSIGLVLDIPAVVERARSFVKRRHQLLELDALGVASAKKPEIFQATV; encoded by the coding sequence ATGAATAACGAAAACTTTGACGCCTCTCTCTGCCAGGAATTTGTCGATGAGGCCGAGGAACACCTCAGGGAACTCGAACCGAACCTGCTTTTTCTCGAACAGCATCCCGACGATATGCAGGTCCTAAACGACTGCTTCAGGAACATGCACAGCATCAAGGGTGCTGCGGGCTACATGGGTTTTCGGGGCATATCCACCCTGGCCCACTCGCTCGAGAACCTCTTCGACCAGGTGAGATCTGGGGAGTTCAGACTCGACGCCCGTGCTATGGATGTGGTCTTTGCCGGGGTCGACCGGCTCAAGAGGCTCGTGCATGACGTGGCTGACAAGGGAACGGAGAATGGCCCTGTTGATGATATCCTTGCGGATGTGGATTCCCTCCTCGCCCGGTCCGTTTCAAAAGGGAGCATGGAAGAGGCTGGAAAGGCGGCCCCAGGGCATGCCCCTTCCTTTGAGGCAGTGGATGAGGAGGACGAGGAACTCCGGGAGATCTTTGTCCAGGAGATGAAAGATCTCTTCGCACGGCTGACGGAGACACCCCAGGAGGGAGAAGACGCCCCGGCCAGGGTTGCATATGTCCTCGAGGAGATGGAACGGGTCCTTCATTACGTCGGCTACGAGGAGGCCCGTTCCCGAATAAGCGCTGTGCGGGAGGAGTTCCTCCGGGATGTCTCTTCTGCGCCAGAGGGCTGGGAAAAGGCAATCAAGGAGGTCGGAAGGGTCCTCGAACCCCTTGTCGGTCCTCTGGATGAGGCGATGGGAAGAGACGGGAAAGGCGAGGCCCTTCTCGAAGAGGAGGATCCGGAGCTCCTCGGGATCTTTCTGGACCTTTGCCGGGAGTGGGCACCTGTTTTGGGGGCCGTCCCCGAAAAGTGCGATGAGAAATGGATCCTGAGATGCCAGGAGGGGATCCAGAAGATCCGATCTGCGGCAAATTACATGGATTATCCCCATGTGGTGAACCTCATGGATGAGTGCGCGGAACGGCTCACCGAGGCGATCACCCATCAGGGAGAAGGGGGCGTCATCGATCCTTCTGCCGTTATCGCCATCTGGCAAAGGCTCAAGGAGCAGTTTCCCTCCCTGGGAGATATCCCGGTGGGGCATGATGCAGAAGGTTCGAAAGAAAGCGTCCTGGATCCCATGATCTCCGCCCCTGAGACGGCCTCTCCGGACGCGGAAATCCTGGATGCCGCACTCGACGATTTCTTCCGGGATATCACCCCAGAGACGGAATCGAAAGGGCCTTTGCCCACGCAATCGTCAGTGCAGCCGGCATCCGTCCCTGAGGATGCACCACCATCCCCTCCGGTCCTTGCGAAAGATCGTTCTGCCGGGCCTGAACGAAGAGAAGGACCGGTTTCTCCGTCCTTGTCGCCCGATACCCGTGAAAAGGTCTCACATACACCTGTGCCGGAGGCGGAACGGGTCCACTCGGTGCGCATCGATCTTGACAGGGTGGAAAGGCTCCTTGCAGACGTGAGCGAGCTCGTGGTCCTGCGGGCCTCTGTCACCCGCGCCTACGAGGATTTGAAGGCCATCCACCGTGATCTTCTCCTCTCCCAGCCTGGGCTCGCCAAGGCATTCAAGCCGCTCAAGGAGACGGCAAACCGCCTCGGGGAACAGGCCGTGGTGCTCGGGCGGGTTGTGCAAGGGCTCCAGGACGAGGTCATGCGCATGAGGATGCTTCCGGTGAGTCATCTCTTCGACCGTTGTCCCCGTGTAGTGAGAGACATCGCACAGCGGCTGGGCAAAAAGGTCTCTCTCGTAGTGACGGGTGCCGAGACGGGCCTTGACAAACGGATCATCGAACAGATGGCCGATCCCCTGCTCCACATCGTGAGGAATGCCGTGGACCACGGGATCGAGACCCCGGAGGTCCGGGCGAATTCAGGAAAGCCTGAAACCGGGACCGTGGGGCTTTCAGCAAGACAGGAAGGCAATTCCGTTGTCATCCGGGTATCTGACGACGGCAAGGGGCTGGATCGGGAAGGGCTCATCCGCAAGGCGGTCTCCTTGGGGCTCGTGTCCAGGGACGTGGCCCAGGGGCTGGCGGACGAACAGGTCTGGGAGTTCATGTTCCACCCGGGTGTCTCGACTGCCTCGGACGTCACGGAGATCTCTGGGCGTGGCGTGGGCATGAACGTGGTCAAGAGGAACATCGACAAGATCGGCGGCACCATTCGGGCCGTATCGTCTCCAGGCAAGGGTACGGAAATCGTCATCCGCATTCCTCTCACCCTTGCCATCATGCAGACACTTCTTGCGCGGGTGGGGAGCCATGTCATGGCTGTTCCCATCGCGTCCATCGTGGAGACGATTCGACTGCGATCAGAGGACGTGAGCCCGTGCGAGGGGCATGAGCTCATCTCCCTTCGTCAGGAGACCATCCCCCTCATTCGGCTCGGCAGGATCTTCCGAGGGACAGGGTCCCCTCCGAATCCCCCCAAGTTCTTTGCCGTGCTCGTGGAACACGACGGGATCGAGGCGGCGCTTGCAGTGGACGGCCTCATCGGCAGGCAGGAGATCGTTATCAAGCCCCTTGCCGACTATCTGACGGACCAGCCCGGTTTTTCCGGCACCACGATCCTCGGAGACGGTTCCATCGGACTCGTCCTTGACATACCGGCTGTGGTCGAGCGCGCCCGCTCCTTTGTGAAAAGGCGTCATCAGCTCCTTGAGCTGGATGCATTGGGGGTCGCGAGCGCAAAAAAACCGGAGATCTTTCAGGCGACGGTCTGA